From Etheostoma spectabile isolate EspeVRDwgs_2016 chromosome 19, UIUC_Espe_1.0, whole genome shotgun sequence, the proteins below share one genomic window:
- the LOC116706921 gene encoding sterile alpha motif domain-containing protein 9 isoform X2, which translates to MANGPALSTARGGEIYQTSPLSLLDVLYANQFEGEIIDPEVVKQVEENFYRGAPPKWLNFYISEQAESNGTGNPFIKRDGYEKLVKQIKTQGKGKFPETSIVKLFHQPGCGGTTLAMKVLWDLRKTFRSAVLTGSTSDITNVAEEVVRLFTAGSRGHQNTVLLLVNDEHILENLQDKIIMIIAEQQIVTHRPVAILLNCVRKDAFLQNRDHVVLRKVLSDTEKQTFDEKNEELRGKYHGKCNQFYGFDIMQKNFSQDYVKQVCKVFSTVRRTKQTKETQLVAFISLLNAYVPGSYLLESQCLDFFKHDDYIHGDFSLEDRMGPFSPLIITFTTEASEKKVCMAHPMIAQCCTELMAEAGVARSDTARNLLTTLCTAEVPAFLVGFVKDMLTKRRPKPKETEEEDIQINGTEMKEDSERFSRLIVDIQKKESNVQSASVLVMASKKFAQNPFFPQALARFYYIELKDYNLAEMWAKKAKQRDPQNSFVANTLGQVHKNHLKNMEYSASQREILQLAEKAIDAFKEAEQLAENERGTDMKGDGKTKVSHVFNARGMFGYLQVCNLVYDRLVRLNMTRRGVLTKTVSLDSVLGSLGDLIPDLIISLRDEVERKCAFFDRYLTYSKPNMKKDDPSYISKDTTDCYRKYVGDSPPKHFKEKGAALIQKLKQNLADTSAGVLSCLDRECTESDLKEIATWWEEIFLQRDSVSALANYILAHIMLRNMGATFPSDCNYLTNFIQKMPLIPEDSPELHMLTLLLCWPSDSKEKCVHNLNKLIPGMHFSYDRAYKTHFRSRYLPPLFFIGKGQDLTRIVHRKVLKEMCLEQNEETIQDWSNEKIFKDPNVQDRLLKVEGVVRNHRVYAKIGGTEIEMDANLRNSLEKDRQVSFYIGFTIRGPVAFAIQKTTAENEMASPEPEERKPQHSALTDNNGGHFVDLHQMVLINRVTDTEGILLKLKDRMLISNENYEAVKALKSTQDQMSGILQSLTSSTMGKDALYEILKRMKSMRSLINELEGSD; encoded by the exons ATGGCAAATGGACCAGCCTTGTCCACTGCTAGAGGTGGGGAAATATATCAAACATCCCCCCTCTCACTGTTGGATGTTCTCTATGCAAATCAGTTTGAAGGAGAAATCATTGATCCAGAAGTAGTTAAACAGGTAGAGGAAAACTTTTACAGAGGGGCCCCACCCAAATGGTTAAACTTTTACATTAGTGAACAAGCAGAATCAAATGGCACTGGAAATCCTTTCATTAAACGAGATGGATACGAAAAACttgttaaacaaattaaaacacaagGAAAAGGGAAATTCCCTGAAACATCAATTGTTAAACTGTTCCACCAGCCAGGCTGTGGGGGGACCACACTGGCCATGAAGGTGTTATGGGACTTAAGGAAAACCTTCAGGAGTGCTGTTTTAACAGGCTCAACCTCAGACATCACAAATGTTGCAGAAGAGGTGGTCCGCCTTTTCACAGCAGGCAGTCGAGGCCACCAGAACACTGTGCTGCTGTTAGTGAATGATGAGCACATTTTGGAAAATCTGCAAGACAAAATTATTATGATCATTGCTGAGCAGCAGATAGTCACCCACAGGCCTGTGGCAATCTTACTTAACTGCGTTAGAAAGGATGCTTTTCTACAAAACAGAGACCACGTCGTACTACGAAAAGTACTTTCTGACACAGAAAAGCAAACGTTTGATGAGAAAAATGAAGAACTTCGCGGAAAGTACCATGGCAAATGCAACCAATTCTATGGCTTTGacataatgcaaaaaaattTCTCTCAAGATTACGTCAAACAAGTATGCAAAGTATTCAGCACAGTCcgaagaacaaaacaaacaaaggaaaCCCAACTTGTTGCCTTCATATCCCTGCTAAATGCCTACGTACCAGGCTCGTATCTCCTGGAGTCTCAGTGCCTTGACTTCTTCAAACATGATGACTACATTCATGGAGACTTTTCACTGGAGGACAGAATGGGGCCCTTTAGCCCTCTCATCATCACCTTCACCACAGAAGcatctgaaaaaaaagtctgcatGGCTCACCCCATGATAGCACAATGTTGTACTGAGTTGATGGCAGAGGCGGGTGTGGCCAGAAGTGACACAGCAAGAAACCTATTGACCACTTTGTGCACAGCTGAGGTTCCGGCATTTTTGGTTGGTTTTGTCAAAGACATGCTAACCAAAAgaagaccaaaaccaaaagaaacCGAAGAAGAAGATATCCAAATCAATGGTACAGAGATGAAAGAAGACTCAGAAAGATTTTCTAGACTGATTGTAGATATTCAAAAGAAGGAGAGTAATGTCCAGAGTGCATCTGTTTTAGTGATGGCGTCAAAAAAGTTTGCTCAAAATCCATTTTTTCCACAGGCACTTGCTCGTTTTTATTACATAGAACTAAAAGACTACAATCTGGCAGAAATGTGGgcaaagaaagcaaaacaaagagaTCCCCAAAATTCATTTGTTGCTAACACACTGGGCCAAGTCCATAAGAACCATTTAAAGAACATGGAGTATTCTGCCAGTCAAAGAGAAATTTTGCAACTGGCCGAAAAGGCCATTGACGCCTTCAAAGAAGCAGAACAACTTGCTGAAAATGAACGTGGgacagacatgaaaggagaTGGCAAGACCAAAGTCTCACATGTTTTTAACGCCAGAGGGATGTTTGGTTATCTACAAGTTTGCAACCTTGTGTATGACCGACTTGTCCGTCTGAACATGACTAGGAGAGGAGTTCTCACAAAGACTGTGTCCTTGGACTCTGTCCTGGGATCACTTGGAGACCTAATACCTGATCTAATAATCAGCCTAAGAGATGAGGTTGAGagaaaatgtgcattttttGATAGATATCTGACATACTCGAAGCCTAACATGAAAAAAGATGATCCCTCATACATTTCTAAAGATACCACAGACTGCTACAGGAAGTATGTTGGAGACTCCCCACCAAAGCACTTCAAAGAAAAAGGTGCTGCTCTCATCCAGAAGCTTAAGCAAAACCTGGCAGACACATCCGCTGGAGTACTCTCATGTCTTGACAGAGAATGCACTGAATCAGACCTTAAGGAAATAGCCACATGGTGGGAAGAAATCTTTTTACAAAGAGATTCAGTCTCAGCTCTGGCCAACTATATCCTTGCCCATATCATGTTAAGAAATATGGGAGCAACGTTTCCTTCTGATTGCAATTATTTAACCAATTTCATACAGAAAATGCCTCTGATCCCCGAAGATTCACCTGAGCTCCACATGTTAACCCTCCTCCTGTGCTGGCCTTCAGACAGTAAAGAGAAATGTGTCCACAACCTCAATAAATTAATTCCGGGTATGCACTTCTCCTATGACCGTGCATATAAGACACACTTTCGATCAAGGTACCTCCCCCCTCTGTTTTTCATTGGAAAAGGTCAAGATCTGACCAGAATTGTTCACAGAAAGGTGCTCAAAGAAATGTGTCTTGAGCAAAATGAGGAAACAATACAAGATTGGAGCAACGAGAAGATTTTCAAAGATCCGAATGTCCAAGACCGTCTTCTCAAAGTTGAAGGGGTGGTACGAAACCACAGAGTCTACGCAAAAATTGGTGGTACAGAGATTGAGATGGATGCAAACCTCAGAAACAGCCTTGAGAAAGACCGCCAAGTTTCCTTTTACATTGGATTTACCATCAGAGGTCCTGTAGCCTTTGCTATCCAGAAAACGACTGCAGAAAATG AGATGGCTAGCCCAGAACCCGAGGAAAGAAAACCACAACACTCGGCCTTGACGGATAACAATGGAG GTCATTTTGTAGATCTCCATCAGATGGTTCTGATTAACAGAGTGACTGATACAGAAGGCATCCTGTTGAAGCTCAAGGATAGGATGTTGATCTCAAATGAGAACTATGAGGCTGTGAAAGCTTTAAAATCCACACAAGACCAGATGAGTGGCATTCTTCAGAGTTTGACTTCCAGCACAATGGGCAAAGACGCTCTCTATGAAATCCTTAAAAGAATGAAGAGTATGAGGTCTCTCATCAATGAGCTTGAGGGATCTGATTAA
- the LOC116706921 gene encoding sterile alpha motif domain-containing protein 9 isoform X1: protein MANGPALSTARGGEIYQTSPLSLLDVLYANQFEGEIIDPEVVKQVEENFYRGAPPKWLNFYISEQAESNGTGNPFIKRDGYEKLVKQIKTQGKGKFPETSIVKLFHQPGCGGTTLAMKVLWDLRKTFRSAVLTGSTSDITNVAEEVVRLFTAGSRGHQNTVLLLVNDEHILENLQDKIIMIIAEQQIVTHRPVAILLNCVRKDAFLQNRDHVVLRKVLSDTEKQTFDEKNEELRGKYHGKCNQFYGFDIMQKNFSQDYVKQVCKVFSTVRRTKQTKETQLVAFISLLNAYVPGSYLLESQCLDFFKHDDYIHGDFSLEDRMGPFSPLIITFTTEASEKKVCMAHPMIAQCCTELMAEAGVARSDTARNLLTTLCTAEVPAFLVGFVKDMLTKRRPKPKETEEEDIQINGTEMKEDSERFSRLIVDIQKKESNVQSASVLVMASKKFAQNPFFPQALARFYYIELKDYNLAEMWAKKAKQRDPQNSFVANTLGQVHKNHLKNMEYSASQREILQLAEKAIDAFKEAEQLAENERGTDMKGDGKTKVSHVFNARGMFGYLQVCNLVYDRLVRLNMTRRGVLTKTVSLDSVLGSLGDLIPDLIISLRDEVERKCAFFDRYLTYSKPNMKKDDPSYISKDTTDCYRKYVGDSPPKHFKEKGAALIQKLKQNLADTSAGVLSCLDRECTESDLKEIATWWEEIFLQRDSVSALANYILAHIMLRNMGATFPSDCNYLTNFIQKMPLIPEDSPELHMLTLLLCWPSDSKEKCVHNLNKLIPGMHFSYDRAYKTHFRSRYLPPLFFIGKGQDLTRIVHRKVLKEMCLEQNEETIQDWSNEKIFKDPNVQDRLLKVEGVVRNHRVYAKIGGTEIEMDANLRNSLEKDRQVSFYIGFTIRGPVAFAIQKTTAENVQSSEMASPEPEERKPQHSALTDNNGGHFVDLHQMVLINRVTDTEGILLKLKDRMLISNENYEAVKALKSTQDQMSGILQSLTSSTMGKDALYEILKRMKSMRSLINELEGSD, encoded by the exons ATGGCAAATGGACCAGCCTTGTCCACTGCTAGAGGTGGGGAAATATATCAAACATCCCCCCTCTCACTGTTGGATGTTCTCTATGCAAATCAGTTTGAAGGAGAAATCATTGATCCAGAAGTAGTTAAACAGGTAGAGGAAAACTTTTACAGAGGGGCCCCACCCAAATGGTTAAACTTTTACATTAGTGAACAAGCAGAATCAAATGGCACTGGAAATCCTTTCATTAAACGAGATGGATACGAAAAACttgttaaacaaattaaaacacaagGAAAAGGGAAATTCCCTGAAACATCAATTGTTAAACTGTTCCACCAGCCAGGCTGTGGGGGGACCACACTGGCCATGAAGGTGTTATGGGACTTAAGGAAAACCTTCAGGAGTGCTGTTTTAACAGGCTCAACCTCAGACATCACAAATGTTGCAGAAGAGGTGGTCCGCCTTTTCACAGCAGGCAGTCGAGGCCACCAGAACACTGTGCTGCTGTTAGTGAATGATGAGCACATTTTGGAAAATCTGCAAGACAAAATTATTATGATCATTGCTGAGCAGCAGATAGTCACCCACAGGCCTGTGGCAATCTTACTTAACTGCGTTAGAAAGGATGCTTTTCTACAAAACAGAGACCACGTCGTACTACGAAAAGTACTTTCTGACACAGAAAAGCAAACGTTTGATGAGAAAAATGAAGAACTTCGCGGAAAGTACCATGGCAAATGCAACCAATTCTATGGCTTTGacataatgcaaaaaaattTCTCTCAAGATTACGTCAAACAAGTATGCAAAGTATTCAGCACAGTCcgaagaacaaaacaaacaaaggaaaCCCAACTTGTTGCCTTCATATCCCTGCTAAATGCCTACGTACCAGGCTCGTATCTCCTGGAGTCTCAGTGCCTTGACTTCTTCAAACATGATGACTACATTCATGGAGACTTTTCACTGGAGGACAGAATGGGGCCCTTTAGCCCTCTCATCATCACCTTCACCACAGAAGcatctgaaaaaaaagtctgcatGGCTCACCCCATGATAGCACAATGTTGTACTGAGTTGATGGCAGAGGCGGGTGTGGCCAGAAGTGACACAGCAAGAAACCTATTGACCACTTTGTGCACAGCTGAGGTTCCGGCATTTTTGGTTGGTTTTGTCAAAGACATGCTAACCAAAAgaagaccaaaaccaaaagaaacCGAAGAAGAAGATATCCAAATCAATGGTACAGAGATGAAAGAAGACTCAGAAAGATTTTCTAGACTGATTGTAGATATTCAAAAGAAGGAGAGTAATGTCCAGAGTGCATCTGTTTTAGTGATGGCGTCAAAAAAGTTTGCTCAAAATCCATTTTTTCCACAGGCACTTGCTCGTTTTTATTACATAGAACTAAAAGACTACAATCTGGCAGAAATGTGGgcaaagaaagcaaaacaaagagaTCCCCAAAATTCATTTGTTGCTAACACACTGGGCCAAGTCCATAAGAACCATTTAAAGAACATGGAGTATTCTGCCAGTCAAAGAGAAATTTTGCAACTGGCCGAAAAGGCCATTGACGCCTTCAAAGAAGCAGAACAACTTGCTGAAAATGAACGTGGgacagacatgaaaggagaTGGCAAGACCAAAGTCTCACATGTTTTTAACGCCAGAGGGATGTTTGGTTATCTACAAGTTTGCAACCTTGTGTATGACCGACTTGTCCGTCTGAACATGACTAGGAGAGGAGTTCTCACAAAGACTGTGTCCTTGGACTCTGTCCTGGGATCACTTGGAGACCTAATACCTGATCTAATAATCAGCCTAAGAGATGAGGTTGAGagaaaatgtgcattttttGATAGATATCTGACATACTCGAAGCCTAACATGAAAAAAGATGATCCCTCATACATTTCTAAAGATACCACAGACTGCTACAGGAAGTATGTTGGAGACTCCCCACCAAAGCACTTCAAAGAAAAAGGTGCTGCTCTCATCCAGAAGCTTAAGCAAAACCTGGCAGACACATCCGCTGGAGTACTCTCATGTCTTGACAGAGAATGCACTGAATCAGACCTTAAGGAAATAGCCACATGGTGGGAAGAAATCTTTTTACAAAGAGATTCAGTCTCAGCTCTGGCCAACTATATCCTTGCCCATATCATGTTAAGAAATATGGGAGCAACGTTTCCTTCTGATTGCAATTATTTAACCAATTTCATACAGAAAATGCCTCTGATCCCCGAAGATTCACCTGAGCTCCACATGTTAACCCTCCTCCTGTGCTGGCCTTCAGACAGTAAAGAGAAATGTGTCCACAACCTCAATAAATTAATTCCGGGTATGCACTTCTCCTATGACCGTGCATATAAGACACACTTTCGATCAAGGTACCTCCCCCCTCTGTTTTTCATTGGAAAAGGTCAAGATCTGACCAGAATTGTTCACAGAAAGGTGCTCAAAGAAATGTGTCTTGAGCAAAATGAGGAAACAATACAAGATTGGAGCAACGAGAAGATTTTCAAAGATCCGAATGTCCAAGACCGTCTTCTCAAAGTTGAAGGGGTGGTACGAAACCACAGAGTCTACGCAAAAATTGGTGGTACAGAGATTGAGATGGATGCAAACCTCAGAAACAGCCTTGAGAAAGACCGCCAAGTTTCCTTTTACATTGGATTTACCATCAGAGGTCCTGTAGCCTTTGCTATCCAGAAAACGACTGCAGAAAATG TGCAATCCTCAGAGATGGCTAGCCCAGAACCCGAGGAAAGAAAACCACAACACTCGGCCTTGACGGATAACAATGGAG GTCATTTTGTAGATCTCCATCAGATGGTTCTGATTAACAGAGTGACTGATACAGAAGGCATCCTGTTGAAGCTCAAGGATAGGATGTTGATCTCAAATGAGAACTATGAGGCTGTGAAAGCTTTAAAATCCACACAAGACCAGATGAGTGGCATTCTTCAGAGTTTGACTTCCAGCACAATGGGCAAAGACGCTCTCTATGAAATCCTTAAAAGAATGAAGAGTATGAGGTCTCTCATCAATGAGCTTGAGGGATCTGATTAA
- the mrpl48 gene encoding large ribosomal subunit protein mL48 isoform X2 — MNAVFRKVSVTQQACVLNLTLTLCRATPSIQHPVWASVSERQYKSMPTHGVGRWRHLLPKEAPRKKKDKHQMKEILAETETAYGTLNVKVSGYDMTLVEHYSQYIHNLCNRIGIKVAESYALPTKSTEVMLMQEQGTKMYADAVLKTHERVVQLSCLDTAVCPVFMDILLKNQPEGVELSVKQHNEADFQARFKGRPELEGLIAQMNH, encoded by the exons ATGAATGCCGTCTTTCGAAAGGT GTCTGTCACACAACAGGCATGCGTGTTAAATCTCACGCTTACATTATGCCG GGCCACACCATCTATCCAACATCCTGTTTGGG CTTCTGTAAGCGAAAGACAATACAAAAGCATGCCGACCCACGGAGTCGGGAGGTGGAGACATCTTTTACCTAAAGAAGCG ccaaggaaaaagaaagacaaacaccAGATGAAGGAGATCCTGGCGGAGACGGAGACAGCATATGGGACTCTGAATGTGAAAGTGTCGGGTTACGACATGACGTTGGTGGAGCATTACTCCCAGTACATCCACAACCTCTGCAACCGCATCGGCATCAAAGTGGCAGAAAG CTATGCTTTACCAACCAAGAGCACAGAGGTCATGCTGATGCAAGAGCAAGGCACCAAGATGTACGCTGACGCCGTCCTGAAGACTCACGAGCGAGTCGTCCAG TTGAGCTGTCTGGACACGGCAGTGTGTCCCGTTTTCATGGACATTCTTTTGAAGAATCAACCAGAGGGAGTCGAGCTCTCTGTGAAGCAG CACAACGAGGCTGATTTCCAGGCTCGATTCAAGGGCCGTCCAGAGCTGGAGGGGCTCATCGCTCAGATGAACCATTAG
- the mrpl48 gene encoding large ribosomal subunit protein mL48 isoform X1, giving the protein MNAVFRKLQTSVTQQACVLNLTLTLCRATPSIQHPVWASVSERQYKSMPTHGVGRWRHLLPKEAPRKKKDKHQMKEILAETETAYGTLNVKVSGYDMTLVEHYSQYIHNLCNRIGIKVAESYALPTKSTEVMLMQEQGTKMYADAVLKTHERVVQLSCLDTAVCPVFMDILLKNQPEGVELSVKQHNEADFQARFKGRPELEGLIAQMNH; this is encoded by the exons ATGAATGCCGTCTTTCGAAAG TTGCAGACGTCTGTCACACAACAGGCATGCGTGTTAAATCTCACGCTTACATTATGCCG GGCCACACCATCTATCCAACATCCTGTTTGGG CTTCTGTAAGCGAAAGACAATACAAAAGCATGCCGACCCACGGAGTCGGGAGGTGGAGACATCTTTTACCTAAAGAAGCG ccaaggaaaaagaaagacaaacaccAGATGAAGGAGATCCTGGCGGAGACGGAGACAGCATATGGGACTCTGAATGTGAAAGTGTCGGGTTACGACATGACGTTGGTGGAGCATTACTCCCAGTACATCCACAACCTCTGCAACCGCATCGGCATCAAAGTGGCAGAAAG CTATGCTTTACCAACCAAGAGCACAGAGGTCATGCTGATGCAAGAGCAAGGCACCAAGATGTACGCTGACGCCGTCCTGAAGACTCACGAGCGAGTCGTCCAG TTGAGCTGTCTGGACACGGCAGTGTGTCCCGTTTTCATGGACATTCTTTTGAAGAATCAACCAGAGGGAGTCGAGCTCTCTGTGAAGCAG CACAACGAGGCTGATTTCCAGGCTCGATTCAAGGGCCGTCCAGAGCTGGAGGGGCTCATCGCTCAGATGAACCATTAG
- the LOC116706921 gene encoding sterile alpha motif domain-containing protein 9 isoform X3, whose product MANGPALSTARGGEIYQTSPLSLLDVLYANQFEGEIIDPEVVKQVEENFYRGAPPKWLNFYISEQAESNGTGNPFIKRDGYEKLVKQIKTQGKGKFPETSIVKLFHQPGCGGTTLAMKVLWDLRKTFRSAVLTGSTSDITNVAEEVVRLFTAGSRGHQNTVLLLVNDEHILENLQDKIIMIIAEQQIVTHRPVAILLNCVRKDAFLQNRDHVVLRKVLSDTEKQTFDEKNEELRGKYHGKCNQFYGFDIMQKNFSQDYVKQVCKVFSTVRRTKQTKETQLVAFISLLNAYVPGSYLLESQCLDFFKHDDYIHGDFSLEDRMGPFSPLIITFTTEASEKKVCMAHPMIAQCCTELMAEAGVARSDTARNLLTTLCTAEVPAFLVGFVKDMLTKRRPKPKETEEEDIQINGTEMKEDSERFSRLIVDIQKKESNVQSASVLVMASKKFAQNPFFPQALARFYYIELKDYNLAEMWAKKAKQRDPQNSFVANTLGQVHKNHLKNMEYSASQREILQLAEKAIDAFKEAEQLAENERGTDMKGDGKTKVSHVFNARGMFGYLQVCNLVYDRLVRLNMTRRGVLTKTVSLDSVLGSLGDLIPDLIISLRDEVERKCAFFDRYLTYSKPNMKKDDPSYISKDTTDCYRKYVGDSPPKHFKEKGAALIQKLKQNLADTSAGVLSCLDRECTESDLKEIATWWEEIFLQRDSVSALANYILAHIMLRNMGATFPSDCNYLTNFIQKMPLIPEDSPELHMLTLLLCWPSDSKEKCVHNLNKLIPGMHFSYDRAYKTHFRSRYLPPLFFIGKGQDLTRIVHRKVLKEMCLEQNEETIQDWSNEKIFKDPNVQDRLLKVEGVVRNHRVYAKIGGTEIEMDANLRNSLEKDRQVSFYIGFTIRGPVAFAIQKTTAENVQSSEMASPEPEERKPQHSALTDNNGGK is encoded by the exons ATGGCAAATGGACCAGCCTTGTCCACTGCTAGAGGTGGGGAAATATATCAAACATCCCCCCTCTCACTGTTGGATGTTCTCTATGCAAATCAGTTTGAAGGAGAAATCATTGATCCAGAAGTAGTTAAACAGGTAGAGGAAAACTTTTACAGAGGGGCCCCACCCAAATGGTTAAACTTTTACATTAGTGAACAAGCAGAATCAAATGGCACTGGAAATCCTTTCATTAAACGAGATGGATACGAAAAACttgttaaacaaattaaaacacaagGAAAAGGGAAATTCCCTGAAACATCAATTGTTAAACTGTTCCACCAGCCAGGCTGTGGGGGGACCACACTGGCCATGAAGGTGTTATGGGACTTAAGGAAAACCTTCAGGAGTGCTGTTTTAACAGGCTCAACCTCAGACATCACAAATGTTGCAGAAGAGGTGGTCCGCCTTTTCACAGCAGGCAGTCGAGGCCACCAGAACACTGTGCTGCTGTTAGTGAATGATGAGCACATTTTGGAAAATCTGCAAGACAAAATTATTATGATCATTGCTGAGCAGCAGATAGTCACCCACAGGCCTGTGGCAATCTTACTTAACTGCGTTAGAAAGGATGCTTTTCTACAAAACAGAGACCACGTCGTACTACGAAAAGTACTTTCTGACACAGAAAAGCAAACGTTTGATGAGAAAAATGAAGAACTTCGCGGAAAGTACCATGGCAAATGCAACCAATTCTATGGCTTTGacataatgcaaaaaaattTCTCTCAAGATTACGTCAAACAAGTATGCAAAGTATTCAGCACAGTCcgaagaacaaaacaaacaaaggaaaCCCAACTTGTTGCCTTCATATCCCTGCTAAATGCCTACGTACCAGGCTCGTATCTCCTGGAGTCTCAGTGCCTTGACTTCTTCAAACATGATGACTACATTCATGGAGACTTTTCACTGGAGGACAGAATGGGGCCCTTTAGCCCTCTCATCATCACCTTCACCACAGAAGcatctgaaaaaaaagtctgcatGGCTCACCCCATGATAGCACAATGTTGTACTGAGTTGATGGCAGAGGCGGGTGTGGCCAGAAGTGACACAGCAAGAAACCTATTGACCACTTTGTGCACAGCTGAGGTTCCGGCATTTTTGGTTGGTTTTGTCAAAGACATGCTAACCAAAAgaagaccaaaaccaaaagaaacCGAAGAAGAAGATATCCAAATCAATGGTACAGAGATGAAAGAAGACTCAGAAAGATTTTCTAGACTGATTGTAGATATTCAAAAGAAGGAGAGTAATGTCCAGAGTGCATCTGTTTTAGTGATGGCGTCAAAAAAGTTTGCTCAAAATCCATTTTTTCCACAGGCACTTGCTCGTTTTTATTACATAGAACTAAAAGACTACAATCTGGCAGAAATGTGGgcaaagaaagcaaaacaaagagaTCCCCAAAATTCATTTGTTGCTAACACACTGGGCCAAGTCCATAAGAACCATTTAAAGAACATGGAGTATTCTGCCAGTCAAAGAGAAATTTTGCAACTGGCCGAAAAGGCCATTGACGCCTTCAAAGAAGCAGAACAACTTGCTGAAAATGAACGTGGgacagacatgaaaggagaTGGCAAGACCAAAGTCTCACATGTTTTTAACGCCAGAGGGATGTTTGGTTATCTACAAGTTTGCAACCTTGTGTATGACCGACTTGTCCGTCTGAACATGACTAGGAGAGGAGTTCTCACAAAGACTGTGTCCTTGGACTCTGTCCTGGGATCACTTGGAGACCTAATACCTGATCTAATAATCAGCCTAAGAGATGAGGTTGAGagaaaatgtgcattttttGATAGATATCTGACATACTCGAAGCCTAACATGAAAAAAGATGATCCCTCATACATTTCTAAAGATACCACAGACTGCTACAGGAAGTATGTTGGAGACTCCCCACCAAAGCACTTCAAAGAAAAAGGTGCTGCTCTCATCCAGAAGCTTAAGCAAAACCTGGCAGACACATCCGCTGGAGTACTCTCATGTCTTGACAGAGAATGCACTGAATCAGACCTTAAGGAAATAGCCACATGGTGGGAAGAAATCTTTTTACAAAGAGATTCAGTCTCAGCTCTGGCCAACTATATCCTTGCCCATATCATGTTAAGAAATATGGGAGCAACGTTTCCTTCTGATTGCAATTATTTAACCAATTTCATACAGAAAATGCCTCTGATCCCCGAAGATTCACCTGAGCTCCACATGTTAACCCTCCTCCTGTGCTGGCCTTCAGACAGTAAAGAGAAATGTGTCCACAACCTCAATAAATTAATTCCGGGTATGCACTTCTCCTATGACCGTGCATATAAGACACACTTTCGATCAAGGTACCTCCCCCCTCTGTTTTTCATTGGAAAAGGTCAAGATCTGACCAGAATTGTTCACAGAAAGGTGCTCAAAGAAATGTGTCTTGAGCAAAATGAGGAAACAATACAAGATTGGAGCAACGAGAAGATTTTCAAAGATCCGAATGTCCAAGACCGTCTTCTCAAAGTTGAAGGGGTGGTACGAAACCACAGAGTCTACGCAAAAATTGGTGGTACAGAGATTGAGATGGATGCAAACCTCAGAAACAGCCTTGAGAAAGACCGCCAAGTTTCCTTTTACATTGGATTTACCATCAGAGGTCCTGTAGCCTTTGCTATCCAGAAAACGACTGCAGAAAATG TGCAATCCTCAGAGATGGCTAGCCCAGAACCCGAGGAAAGAAAACCACAACACTCGGCCTTGACGGATAACAATGGAGGTAAGTAA